The following proteins are encoded in a genomic region of Burkholderia cepacia:
- a CDS encoding glutathione S-transferase family protein, translated as MHSKQSIRLYRFSLSGHSHSVELFASLLKLPIETIEIDLLRGEHRTPEFLALNPLGQVPVLEDGSLVLSDSHAILVYLAERYGARHWSGADAPPGAVQRFLSLAAGELAFGPAVLRRHALFGGQHDLVRARALSERLCAFFEQHLAGRDFLLGPQPSIADVACHTYLAHAPVGGFALDPYPRLRAWIARIEALDGFIPLADGMARAAHA; from the coding sequence ATGCATTCAAAACAATCCATTCGTTTGTACCGCTTCTCGTTGTCCGGCCATTCGCACAGCGTCGAATTGTTCGCCTCGCTGCTGAAGCTCCCGATCGAGACAATCGAAATCGACCTGCTGCGCGGCGAGCACCGGACGCCGGAGTTTCTCGCGCTCAATCCGCTCGGGCAGGTTCCGGTGCTCGAGGACGGTTCGCTCGTCCTGTCGGACTCCCATGCAATCCTCGTCTACCTGGCCGAGCGATACGGCGCGCGTCACTGGAGCGGCGCGGACGCGCCGCCCGGCGCCGTGCAGCGCTTCCTGTCGCTCGCGGCGGGGGAGCTCGCGTTCGGCCCCGCCGTGCTGCGTCGTCACGCGCTGTTCGGCGGGCAGCACGACCTGGTGCGCGCGCGTGCGCTGTCCGAGCGGCTGTGCGCGTTTTTCGAGCAGCATCTCGCGGGCCGCGATTTCCTGCTCGGCCCGCAGCCGTCGATCGCCGACGTGGCCTGCCATACGTACCTCGCGCACGCGCCGGTGGGCGGGTTCGCGCTGGACCCGTATCCGCGCTTGCGCGCGTGGATCGCGCGCATCGAAGCGCTCGACGGTTTCATCCCGCTGGCCGACGGCATGGCGCGCGCCGCGCACGCATGA
- a CDS encoding PIG-L deacetylase family protein — protein MNSTARLVPDARLVLLSPHLDDAVWSLGGAVPAWRRDREVTIVTLCDGDAEPAVAARLTEPAHRWRAFGGVAARRDEDARAAAMLGCARIGLGHRDAALRASPDCEFECPAPDALFAAPGGAGAPTVPDALEARLRALLRPDDQVIAPLGFGGHVDHCIAHLLARRLPHTVAYYAEFPYYAPAHAATLAEQVRALGLAAMPVALECDWPAWVDASLCYRSQVIRLFGGRARFIDALSAYAGDTPRCLIWSTR, from the coding sequence ATGAACTCGACCGCCCGACTCGTTCCTGACGCCCGCCTCGTGCTGCTGTCGCCCCATCTCGACGACGCCGTGTGGTCGCTCGGCGGCGCGGTGCCGGCGTGGCGCCGCGACCGCGAGGTCACGATCGTCACGCTGTGCGACGGCGACGCGGAGCCCGCCGTCGCCGCGCGCCTGACCGAGCCGGCGCACCGCTGGCGCGCGTTCGGCGGCGTCGCCGCGCGGCGCGACGAAGACGCGCGCGCCGCGGCCATGCTCGGGTGCGCGCGCATCGGCCTCGGCCACCGGGACGCCGCACTGCGCGCGTCGCCGGACTGTGAATTCGAATGCCCGGCGCCGGACGCGCTGTTCGCGGCGCCCGGCGGCGCCGGCGCGCCCACTGTGCCGGACGCGCTCGAAGCGCGCCTGCGCGCATTGCTGCGCCCGGATGACCAGGTCATCGCGCCGCTCGGCTTCGGCGGCCACGTCGACCATTGCATCGCCCACCTGCTCGCGCGGCGCCTGCCGCACACCGTCGCGTACTACGCCGAGTTTCCGTATTACGCGCCCGCGCATGCCGCCACGCTCGCCGAGCAGGTTCGCGCGCTCGGGCTGGCGGCGATGCCCGTCGCGCTCGAATGCGACTGGCCGGCGTGGGTCGACGCGAGCCTCTGCTATCGCAGCCAGGTGATCCGGCTGTTCGGCGGCCGCGCGCGCTTCATCGACGCGCTGTCGGCCTACGCCGGCGATACGCCGCGCTGCCTGATCTGGTCGACGCGCTGA
- a CDS encoding glycosyltransferase family 2 protein translates to MSLSVIVPAHSKAPRLALTLAGLAGQSGCGDVELVIVADNATPAVRQVIAAAPPARVVETPGVGRAAARNAGATVARGEWLVFVDDDILVQADFLACHRSAQAEQPGLVHGMLRELIGLLRVDDPALGGPSCPPIDAAALRAGCWSPGAARAVANPLEQAAEHAEAARWPWLACAGANLSVPRATWLASGGFDEAYGTRWGMEDIDFAFRLWASGVPVRLAPQARGYHMSHYNAARWDEHHDNLRRFQQRAACPEADALDALLSPAGSVERYRQRVDQIRQRGVSPA, encoded by the coding sequence ATGAGCCTGAGCGTGATCGTTCCGGCGCACAGCAAGGCCCCCCGGCTGGCGCTGACGCTGGCCGGCCTCGCCGGCCAGTCCGGGTGCGGCGACGTCGAGCTCGTCATCGTCGCGGACAACGCGACGCCGGCGGTCCGGCAGGTGATCGCCGCCGCGCCGCCGGCACGCGTCGTCGAGACGCCCGGCGTCGGCCGCGCGGCGGCCCGCAACGCGGGCGCAACCGTCGCGCGCGGCGAATGGCTGGTGTTCGTCGACGACGACATCCTCGTGCAGGCCGACTTCCTGGCCTGCCACCGGTCCGCGCAGGCGGAGCAGCCCGGCCTCGTGCACGGCATGCTCAGGGAGCTGATCGGGCTGTTGCGCGTCGACGATCCGGCGCTCGGCGGCCCGTCCTGCCCCCCGATCGACGCGGCGGCGTTGCGCGCCGGATGCTGGTCGCCCGGCGCCGCGCGCGCCGTCGCCAATCCGCTCGAACAGGCCGCCGAGCACGCCGAGGCGGCCCGCTGGCCGTGGCTCGCGTGCGCCGGCGCGAACCTGTCCGTGCCGCGCGCGACCTGGCTTGCCAGCGGCGGCTTCGACGAGGCCTATGGCACCCGCTGGGGGATGGAGGACATCGATTTCGCGTTCCGCCTGTGGGCGTCCGGGGTGCCGGTGCGGCTCGCGCCGCAGGCGCGCGGCTACCACATGTCGCATTACAACGCCGCGCGCTGGGACGAGCACCACGACAACCTGCGGCGGTTCCAGCAGCGCGCGGCCTGCCCGGAGGCGGACGCGCTCGATGCGCTGCTGTCGCCGGCCGGCTCGGTCGAGCGCTACCGTCAGCGCGTCGACCAGATCAGGCAGCGCGGCGTATCGCCGGCGTAG
- a CDS encoding Gfo/Idh/MocA family protein encodes MRTATIGGGWVARNVWLPLLEEAGATLASVVDPSADARDAVAARFPGIRVHHALDDAALDGCDLALVCSPNAHHVEHAAFALERGLHVIVDKPACFSLAEAEFLVGLSERRQRGLWVTSASSRRGDVRSLYEHARHGALGAPHCIDVGWRRRAGIPRPGSWFTRAGSALAGSGGDLGWHLLEVGLGLLDYPLVQAGFSHQVMTAGDPAAQLAAWRGDDATAPDAELSVDTQLFGCLLADTGAVVRVSTAWASHREHDETVIHAYGQNGELALRCTFGFSTNGVREPTLTLAQDGAVHALACPSEERIAPYRAFVRDALALAGRAAAGERAALSADYRKLRSLGSAMAVLYPAAARAGAGGPATEPARAGEVAA; translated from the coding sequence ATGCGCACGGCGACGATCGGCGGCGGCTGGGTCGCCCGCAACGTCTGGCTCCCGCTGCTCGAGGAGGCCGGCGCCACGCTCGCGAGCGTCGTCGATCCGTCGGCAGACGCGCGCGATGCGGTGGCGGCGCGCTTTCCAGGCATCCGCGTTCATCACGCGCTGGACGATGCGGCGCTGGACGGCTGCGATCTCGCGCTGGTCTGCTCGCCGAACGCCCATCACGTCGAGCACGCCGCGTTCGCGCTGGAGCGGGGCTTGCACGTCATCGTCGACAAGCCGGCCTGCTTCAGCCTCGCCGAGGCCGAGTTCCTGGTCGGCCTCAGCGAACGGCGGCAGCGCGGGCTGTGGGTCACGTCGGCCTCGTCGCGACGCGGCGACGTGCGCAGCCTGTACGAGCACGCCCGGCATGGCGCGCTCGGGGCGCCGCATTGCATCGACGTCGGCTGGCGTCGCCGCGCCGGCATTCCGCGCCCCGGCTCGTGGTTCACGCGTGCTGGCAGCGCGCTCGCCGGATCCGGCGGCGACCTCGGCTGGCATCTGCTCGAAGTCGGTCTCGGCCTGCTCGACTATCCGCTCGTGCAGGCCGGCTTCAGCCACCAAGTCATGACGGCCGGCGACCCCGCGGCCCAACTGGCCGCGTGGCGCGGCGACGACGCCACGGCGCCGGACGCCGAGCTCAGCGTCGACACGCAGTTGTTCGGCTGCCTGCTCGCCGACACGGGCGCGGTCGTGCGTGTATCGACCGCTTGGGCGTCGCATCGCGAACACGATGAAACCGTGATCCACGCATACGGGCAGAACGGCGAGCTGGCATTGCGCTGCACGTTTGGATTCAGCACCAACGGCGTGCGCGAGCCCACCCTGACGCTGGCGCAGGACGGCGCCGTGCACGCGCTTGCCTGCCCTTCCGAGGAGCGCATCGCGCCGTATCGGGCCTTCGTGCGCGACGCGCTGGCGCTTGCCGGCCGCGCGGCGGCGGGCGAGCGCGCGGCGCTGTCCGCCGACTACCGGAAGCTGCGCTCGCTCGGCTCGGCGATGGCCGTGCTTTACCCGGCGGCCGCGCGGGCCGGCGCGGGCGGCCCGGCCACCGAACCGGCGCGGGCCGGCGAGGTGGCGGCATGA
- a CDS encoding DegT/DnrJ/EryC1/StrS family aminotransferase yields MKLAIDGGTPVKTGEFPAWPHYDEQEETALLRSLRQGQWWRATGQENLRFEEEFAAHHGCEHAVTVTNGTVAIELTLLALGIEPGDEVIVPAFTFISTSMACQKIGAVPVPVDVLPTTYCIDPKAIEAAITPRTRAIIPVHMSGHFSDMDAVLAIAGKHGLAVIQDAAHAHGARGARGLRIGEWGTTACFSFQNFKLMTAGEGGIITCPDAALRERIFLYSNCGRPQGDRAYQHTVVGTNARMSEFSAAVLRAQLARLDAQTQTREANAAILRDALARMPEIRQQQHGEHATVHPHYMTILTLERDRHGRLFDRNRVVDCLIAEGIPAFRAYQALYRIPSFWIAPAPATTHDALVQACPATEHIAANGIWIHHRALLGSREDTLAIAEALRKVLDGVNAS; encoded by the coding sequence ATGAAACTTGCAATCGACGGTGGCACCCCGGTCAAGACCGGCGAATTTCCGGCGTGGCCGCACTACGACGAACAGGAAGAAACCGCGCTGCTGCGCAGCCTGCGCCAGGGCCAGTGGTGGCGCGCGACGGGCCAGGAAAACCTGCGCTTCGAAGAGGAATTCGCCGCGCATCACGGCTGCGAGCATGCCGTGACCGTCACGAACGGCACGGTCGCGATCGAGCTCACACTGCTCGCGCTCGGCATCGAACCGGGCGACGAAGTGATCGTGCCGGCTTTCACATTCATCTCGACGTCGATGGCCTGCCAGAAGATCGGGGCGGTGCCGGTGCCGGTCGACGTGCTGCCGACGACCTACTGCATCGACCCGAAGGCGATCGAGGCCGCGATCACGCCGCGCACGCGCGCGATCATCCCGGTCCACATGTCCGGTCATTTCAGCGACATGGACGCGGTGCTCGCGATCGCCGGCAAGCACGGGCTGGCCGTCATCCAGGACGCCGCGCACGCGCACGGCGCACGAGGTGCCCGCGGCCTGCGGATCGGCGAATGGGGCACGACCGCCTGCTTCAGCTTCCAGAACTTCAAGCTGATGACGGCCGGCGAAGGCGGCATCATCACCTGTCCGGATGCCGCGCTTCGCGAGCGGATCTTCCTGTACAGCAATTGCGGCCGGCCGCAGGGCGACCGCGCGTACCAGCACACTGTTGTCGGGACCAACGCGCGCATGAGCGAGTTCTCGGCCGCCGTGCTGCGCGCGCAGCTCGCGCGCCTCGATGCGCAGACGCAGACCCGCGAGGCGAATGCCGCGATCCTGCGCGACGCGCTCGCCCGCATGCCGGAAATCCGCCAGCAGCAGCACGGCGAGCATGCGACCGTCCATCCGCACTACATGACCATCCTGACCCTCGAGCGCGATCGGCACGGCCGCCTGTTCGACCGCAACCGCGTGGTCGACTGCCTCATCGCCGAGGGGATCCCGGCATTCCGCGCGTATCAGGCGCTGTATCGCATCCCGAGCTTCTGGATCGCGCCGGCGCCGGCGACGACGCACGACGCGCTGGTCCAGGCCTGCCCGGCGACCGAGCACATCGCGGCGAACGGCATCTGGATCCACCATCGCGCGCTGCTGGGTTCGCGGGAGGACACCCTGGCCATCGCCGAGGCGCTCCGCAAGGTGCTCGACGGCGTCAACGCGTCGTGA